From the genome of Vicia villosa cultivar HV-30 ecotype Madison, WI linkage group LG2, Vvil1.0, whole genome shotgun sequence, one region includes:
- the LOC131649491 gene encoding uncharacterized protein LOC131649491, whose protein sequence is MRGKPLAYLPFDTEPERTLRARLKRAKQERLTTSEGNPTIPEKEEEVSVHLEHSDSDTKTIPQTMIADPPPPVERLLGDYGGNNAPAGRMTIVNQPLNAAHFQLHPSTINQLERWSFLGRVNEDANKHLQRFLTMSTTLKIYGHSEEAKRLRMFPFTLTDEAEEWFYSLPAGSIITWEKMEKAFLNEYFPASVSLRKRHEILNFKQKEGESLGDTYKRFKRLLVACPTHNMDDTEQMQMFVNGLRLKTRKILDSAAGGSFNFATATGMKKIIEVIAANEHLELYDSVTSKPEGVIDLKLEANKQVKIEEPVVIEVEKRLKALNIGTQKVAQVQQTPSAICEICNGPHKTVHCLATPQQIEEIKFLKQNNPYSNTHNPGWNYHPNFSWKDQQQQAPQKAEWEVDIEKMATYNSQFQEETRKNHKNTTASIRNLAVQVGQIAQYLSLQAQSTLLSSTVINPKNQENVNAVITRSKNIPESEKDDETGDNMVIEVDLEVRETEKTTKEVVTPVEPNGEKIKKEAKPMIKLPFPTRVAKQDSKEKEFEKFTTLFKKRIPIKKKDPGAVAIPCTINDINFPKVLIDSGASVSLMPLSIFKKLGIGTVREKGKKPKFANHTIKQAYGMAKDVLVEIDRFIFPVDFEIMDIPEDEETPIILGRTFMLTSGCNIDIEIGNKWGITNESYEAEIGRASPSPLCYKLIDSCWMNLGLIASG, encoded by the exons ATGCGAGGAAAGCCCTTAGCTTATTTACCttttgacacagaaccagaaaggACTTTACGAGCAAGACTCAAAAGAGCTAAGCAAGAAAGATTGACAACATCCGAAGGAAATCCAACAATACCAGAAAAAGAGGAAGAGGTTTCGGTTCATTTAGAGCATTCCGATTCAGACACCAAGACAATTCCTCAAACAATGATAGCTGATCCACCCCCACCAGTCGAAAGGCTTCTTGGTGACTACGGTGGAAATAATGCACCGGCTGGTAGAATGACAATTGTGAACCAACCGTTGAATGCGGCACATTTTCAGCTGCATCCCAGCACTATCAATCAACTGGAAAGATGGTCTTTTTTGGGAAGGGTGAACGAAGATGCAAATAAACATCTTCAAAGGTTTCTGACTATGAGTACCACTCTGAAGATATATGGGCATAGTGAGGAAGCAAAGAGGTTACGTATGTTCCCTTTCACCTTAACTGATGAGGCTGAAGAATGGTTCTATTCCTTACCTGCAGGGAGTATTATTACTTGGGAAAAGATGGAGAAGGCTTTTCTGAATGAATACTTTCCTGCATCAGTGTCATTGAGAAAAAGACATGAAATTCTTAATTTCAAGCAGAAAGAGGGTGAGTCGCTAGGGGATActtataaaagattcaaaagactcCTAGTGGCTTGTCCTACTCACAATATGGATGATACTGAGCAGATGCAGATGTTCGTTAATGGTCTCAGACTCAAGACAAGGAAAATTCTAGATTCAGCTGCCGGTGGCTCATTCAACtttgcaacagccactggtatgaAGAAGATCATTGAAGTAATTGCAGCAAATGAGCATCTGGAGCTATATGACAGTGTCACAAGCAAGCCTGAAGGAGTGATTGATCTAAAGCTGGAAGCTAACAAGCAGGTAAAAATTGAAGAGCCAGTTGTTATAGAGGTGGAAAAGAGGTTGAAGGCACTGAACATCGGTACTCAAAAAGTGGCTCAAGTCCAACAAACACCAAGTGCTATTTGTGAGATTTGTAATGGACCACACAAAACTGTTCATTGTCTTGCAACTCCACAACAGATTGAGgagatcaagttcttgaagcagaataatccttattctaacacccaCAATCCGGGGTGGAATTATCATCCCAACTTCtcgtggaaagatcaacaacaacaagctccgcagaaggcagaatgggaagtGGATATAGAAAAGATGGCTACTTATAACTCTCAATTCCAAGAAGAGACAAGGAAAAACCACAAGAACACAACTGCGTCAATCAGAAATTTAGCggttcaagtgggtcagatagcacaaTATCTATCTCTACAGGCACAAAGTACTCTTCTGAGCTCAACTGTGATAAACCCGAAAAATCAAGAGAATGTGAATGCTGTCATAACACGAAGCAAGAACATACCGGAATCTGAAAAAGATGATGAAACGGGTGACAATATGGTCATAGAGGTGGACTTGGAAGTGAGGGAAACTGAGAAAACAACCAAAGAAGTCGTGACACCGGTAGAGCCAaatggagaaaaaattaaaaaagaggcTAAACCGATGATCaagttgccattccctactagaGTGGCAAAGCAGGATTCCAAAGAGAAAGAGTTTGAGAAGTTCACTACATtgttcaagaa GAGAATCCCAATTAAGAAGAAAGATCCTGGAGCGGTTGCAATACCATGCACCATCAACGACATAAATTTTCCCAAGGTTTTGATCGATTCAGGTGCTAGTGTGAGTTTgatgcctttatccattttcaaaaagctggGTATTGGAACAGtaagagaaaaaggaaaaaagcCGAAATTTGCGAATCACACCATCAAACAAGCGTACGGGATGGCTAAAGACGTGTTGGTGGAAATTGACAGATTCATTTTTCCAGTGGATTTTGAGatcatggatattccggaagatgaagaaacgccTATCATTTTGGGTCGAACATTCATGCTTACTAGTGGATGCAACATTGACATTGAAATAG gcaATAAATGGGGCATTACTAATGAAAGCTATGAAGCGGAAATTGGTAGGGCATCACCCTCT ccATTGTGTTACAAATTGATTGATAGTTGCTGGATGAATTTGGGATTAATAGCTAGTGGATGA